From Paenibacillus physcomitrellae, the proteins below share one genomic window:
- a CDS encoding sensor histidine kinase → MMKRRKGLLFRLYTYFVIMILVPLFILGLSTYYGASAKLRDQAEANMAQVVNITSHHLEQYIRSYEYSTLSLLSNIDIKEYLDLNPGSNYENYFYISRIKDYAFEPLLIRYPDVISSLYIVRQDGRTVLENQGGAVDPTSSFSQAYFSQLFQQIPDNGKLMILNNGVTSQDGHYITLARKIRGLRSMDYKGILAIELRSTDLSSLWKGIELGPQSHFSISDDQGKIIYHTDPAKIGQQQPWASSIKLSDDRVESFVNKEDGTEQFIVGLHSSYTDWDLQISIPMNDLRQPIIRVRTNMLWIGAITLIVALVMAYRLSYSITNPIQNLRRGMKKAEKGDWTRIPLSGKKDEVDELIVSYNSMVYRLSDLIDQVYEAEHFKREAELERQQAELQALQMQINPHFLYNTLETIVCFPAVQDSAEVSEIVKSMAYMLRYSVQTSLEEITVANELKHVLNYMSILKHRYGKEFEFDVEIPPAYLLNKMVRLTLQPLVENVFQHAFFEGIQDDHRICIKAQEEEDSFIVSVSDNGAGMDEARLLELRASLNTKRLTEAQNGKGGIGLLNVHRRIQLVFGEAYGLQVESLPGQGTVVRMVMPKSDHAEIVNKAISTKMAPSSV, encoded by the coding sequence ATGATGAAGCGGAGAAAGGGCCTGCTGTTTCGGTTGTATACCTACTTTGTCATCATGATTCTGGTGCCTTTATTTATCCTGGGGCTGTCGACTTATTATGGGGCTTCTGCCAAACTGCGGGATCAGGCGGAGGCCAACATGGCCCAGGTCGTCAATATTACCTCGCACCACCTTGAACAATATATTCGCAGCTATGAATATTCAACCTTGTCTTTGCTCAGCAACATAGACATCAAGGAATACCTCGATCTGAACCCGGGCTCCAACTACGAGAATTACTTTTATATTTCCAGGATTAAAGATTATGCTTTCGAACCGCTCCTGATTCGCTATCCGGACGTTATCTCTTCTCTGTATATTGTTCGCCAGGACGGGCGTACAGTGCTTGAAAACCAAGGAGGGGCTGTTGACCCTACCAGTTCCTTCTCTCAAGCCTATTTCAGCCAATTGTTTCAGCAGATTCCGGACAACGGCAAACTGATGATTCTGAACAACGGCGTGACCTCACAGGATGGCCATTACATTACTTTAGCCCGCAAGATTAGGGGCCTGCGCTCCATGGACTATAAAGGAATTTTGGCGATAGAGCTTAGAAGCACCGATTTATCTTCGCTGTGGAAAGGAATCGAACTGGGACCGCAAAGCCATTTCAGCATCTCGGATGATCAAGGGAAAATCATCTACCATACCGACCCGGCCAAAATCGGCCAACAGCAGCCTTGGGCTTCAAGCATCAAGCTGTCGGATGACCGTGTGGAGTCCTTCGTCAATAAAGAAGACGGCACCGAGCAGTTCATCGTCGGCTTACATTCGTCATATACAGACTGGGACCTGCAGATATCCATTCCCATGAACGATCTGCGCCAGCCAATCATCCGGGTGCGGACCAATATGCTGTGGATTGGCGCCATTACGCTTATAGTGGCCCTGGTCATGGCCTATCGGCTCAGCTATTCCATTACGAACCCGATTCAGAACCTGCGGCGCGGCATGAAGAAGGCCGAGAAAGGCGACTGGACAAGAATTCCGCTCAGCGGCAAAAAAGACGAGGTAGACGAGCTCATTGTGAGCTATAACTCCATGGTGTACCGGCTCTCCGATCTGATCGATCAAGTCTATGAGGCAGAACACTTCAAACGGGAAGCGGAGCTGGAACGGCAGCAGGCGGAGCTGCAGGCGCTGCAAATGCAGATCAATCCGCATTTCTTGTACAACACGCTGGAAACGATCGTGTGTTTTCCGGCGGTTCAGGATTCCGCCGAGGTATCGGAAATCGTCAAGAGCATGGCTTATATGCTGAGATACTCCGTTCAAACAAGCCTCGAGGAAATCACGGTTGCCAATGAGCTGAAGCATGTGCTGAACTACATGTCCATCCTGAAGCACCGCTACGGAAAAGAATTTGAGTTCGATGTGGAAATTCCTCCGGCTTATTTGCTGAACAAGATGGTCAGACTCACGCTGCAGCCATTAGTGGAAAATGTATTCCAGCATGCCTTCTTTGAGGGCATTCAGGACGATCATCGGATTTGCATCAAGGCACAAGAGGAGGAAGACAGTTTCATCGTTTCCGTCTCGGACAATGGGGCCGGGATGGATGAGGCCAGACTGCTGGAGCTGCGCGCCAGCCTGAATACCAAACGGTTGACTGAAGCGCAGAACGGCAAGGGAGGCATCGGCCTCCTGAATGTTCACCGGCGGATTCAGCTGGTATTCGGCGAAGCGTACGGCCTGCAAGTGGAGAGCCTGCCCGGCCAAGGAACGGTGGTTCGTATGGTGATGCCGAAATCGGATCATGCCGAAATCGTAAATAAAGCCATATCAACAAAGATGGCGCCATCGTCCGTGTGA
- the gltX gene encoding glutamate--tRNA ligase, with product MSNEMMAELLFPDIQQLPADIYAFFPPRNLPSDAVVTRFAPSPTGPLNIGGLYATLISERLAHQSNGVFFLRLEDTDQKREIQGSLDNIIHSLSYFGIYVDEGPGLSGEDQGDYGPYKQSSRIQIYKVFIKHLVRNGLAYPCFCDPDDLEQIRRNQQRLKVTTGYYGKWAKHRDISWEQAKEEMDKGKPFVVRLRSSGSTDKRIEYNDLVKGATTLPKNDQDIVIMKTNGLPTYHFAHVIDDHLMGTTHVIRGDEWLSSVPIHIQLFETFGFRRPEYGHIAPIMKQVGASKRKFSKRKDLDGTAAYYREQGYPGAAISEYFMNLINSDFEEWRMANPHRSFRDFVIRTDKMHASGALFDMNKLNDLSKEVIARFTAKQVFDEVYAWSKEFDPELYSLMDKNKDYTINILNIGRAAEKPRKDISKWSDVKTMISLYDDEWFVKEISCGYKLPANISVHTAKEVVRGFSETYRFDDEQDVWFQRLKELAGKLGFAEDMKSYKADPDRYKGHVGDVAMVLRIALTNRTHTPDLFDMMQVMGKYRVLERMQRFVAG from the coding sequence ATGTCAAATGAGATGATGGCTGAACTTTTATTTCCGGATATTCAGCAGCTGCCGGCGGATATTTATGCCTTTTTTCCGCCAAGAAACTTACCTTCTGATGCTGTAGTGACGCGTTTTGCACCTAGTCCTACGGGCCCGCTTAATATTGGCGGACTGTACGCCACTTTGATCTCGGAAAGATTAGCCCATCAAAGCAATGGGGTATTCTTCCTGCGGCTGGAAGACACAGATCAAAAACGCGAAATTCAAGGCAGTCTGGACAATATTATCCATTCCTTGTCCTACTTCGGAATTTATGTGGATGAGGGGCCAGGCCTATCCGGTGAGGATCAAGGGGACTATGGCCCCTACAAGCAAAGCTCTCGAATACAAATTTATAAGGTATTTATTAAGCATCTCGTCCGAAACGGATTAGCCTATCCATGTTTCTGCGACCCGGACGATTTAGAGCAGATCCGAAGAAACCAGCAGCGCTTAAAAGTTACGACCGGATATTATGGAAAATGGGCTAAACACCGGGATATTTCATGGGAGCAAGCCAAAGAAGAGATGGATAAGGGAAAGCCCTTTGTGGTTAGACTTCGATCTTCAGGATCAACAGACAAAAGGATCGAGTACAACGACCTGGTGAAAGGCGCGACCACGCTGCCGAAAAATGACCAGGATATCGTGATCATGAAAACGAATGGGCTGCCTACCTACCATTTTGCCCATGTCATAGACGATCATCTGATGGGTACAACCCATGTGATTAGAGGGGATGAATGGCTTTCATCTGTGCCGATCCATATCCAGCTGTTTGAAACCTTTGGTTTCAGAAGACCTGAATACGGTCATATCGCCCCCATTATGAAGCAAGTAGGGGCTTCCAAACGTAAATTCAGCAAACGGAAGGATTTGGACGGTACCGCAGCGTATTACCGGGAACAAGGATATCCGGGAGCAGCCATAAGCGAATACTTCATGAATCTCATCAATTCTGACTTTGAAGAATGGAGGATGGCGAATCCTCATCGGTCATTTAGGGACTTTGTCATCCGGACCGATAAAATGCATGCCAGCGGCGCTTTATTTGACATGAATAAACTAAATGACCTCAGCAAAGAGGTGATCGCAAGGTTCACGGCTAAGCAAGTATTTGACGAGGTATATGCTTGGTCGAAGGAATTTGATCCGGAGCTTTATTCTTTGATGGATAAGAACAAAGATTACACGATTAACATTCTCAATATAGGCCGAGCTGCGGAGAAACCTAGAAAAGATATTTCCAAGTGGTCTGACGTGAAGACGATGATATCTTTGTATGATGATGAATGGTTTGTTAAAGAGATAAGCTGTGGATATAAGTTACCTGCAAATATAAGTGTTCATACGGCGAAGGAGGTCGTACGAGGGTTCAGCGAGACTTATAGATTTGATGACGAACAAGATGTTTGGTTCCAGAGACTGAAAGAGCTTGCCGGGAAACTCGGCTTTGCCGAGGATATGAAAAGCTATAAAGCCGATCCTGACCGTTACAAAGGGCATGTAGGAGATGTAGCTATGGTACTCAGAATAGCGCTGACGAACAGAACTCATACACCTGATTTATTTGATATGATGCAGGTTATGGGCAAATACCGGGTGCTGGAACGGATGCAAAGATTTGTAGCGGGGTAG
- a CDS encoding response regulator transcription factor, producing the protein MHILIVDDERIIRNGLKNMLLSYHTPFASIRLAENGEQAMELIRQDPPNLVITDIRMPKMDGLELCKRIHKSYNFITVVVLSGFAEFEYAKQCMTYGVKEYLLKPVVKADIHELLDKLLEANKKGVLTPTQSEKYLDEMTEHIWQLRLQELDGVLEQWLCYCRGCTDHPSQLKELLEDSFQAVLDRLKAKGHGYTEPAPYIQESPLNDVDGRFREKIRELTDELAMRRGGFKDLMAEAKSYIEQNIAKEITLEEVANLVGLTPNYFSLYFKKTTGTTFINYRMKKRIELAEQLLALPHYRIVDVAHEIGYEDYSHFAKTFRKIKGLTPTEFRSRLGIK; encoded by the coding sequence ATGCACATCTTGATTGTCGATGATGAAAGGATTATACGAAATGGGCTGAAAAATATGCTGCTCTCCTATCACACCCCCTTTGCCAGCATCCGGCTGGCCGAGAACGGAGAGCAGGCAATGGAGCTGATCCGGCAGGACCCGCCAAATCTGGTCATTACGGATATCCGAATGCCGAAGATGGATGGTCTTGAACTTTGTAAGCGCATTCACAAATCTTATAATTTTATTACGGTCGTTGTCCTCTCCGGATTTGCCGAATTCGAATATGCGAAACAATGCATGACCTACGGGGTGAAGGAGTATTTGCTTAAGCCTGTTGTTAAAGCGGATATCCATGAATTGCTCGATAAGCTGCTGGAGGCAAACAAGAAGGGCGTGCTCACCCCCACGCAGTCGGAGAAATACCTGGACGAGATGACCGAGCATATTTGGCAGCTGCGGCTTCAGGAGCTGGACGGGGTGCTTGAGCAGTGGCTTTGCTATTGCCGCGGATGCACGGATCATCCCAGTCAATTAAAAGAGCTGCTGGAGGACTCCTTCCAGGCGGTGTTAGATCGCTTGAAAGCCAAAGGCCACGGTTATACCGAACCCGCTCCTTATATACAAGAGAGTCCCTTGAATGATGTTGACGGAAGATTCCGCGAGAAAATTCGCGAGCTAACCGATGAGCTGGCCATGCGGCGGGGCGGATTTAAAGATCTGATGGCCGAAGCCAAGTCCTACATTGAGCAAAATATTGCCAAAGAGATCACGCTCGAGGAGGTCGCCAATCTTGTAGGACTGACCCCCAATTATTTCAGTCTCTATTTCAAAAAAACGACAGGCACCACGTTTATCAACTATCGGATGAAGAAACGGATCGAGCTGGCCGAACAGCTGCTGGCGCTGCCCCATTACCGGATTGTAGACGTGGCGCATGAGATCGGCTATGAGGATTATTCACATTTCGCCAAGACCTTCCGGAAAATAAAGGGACTTACGCCCACTGAATTCCGCAGCAGGCTGGGGATCAAATAG
- a CDS encoding SDR family NAD(P)-dependent oxidoreductase produces MKIDLSGKTALVTGATGELGRVIAHTLAECGADIALHYHSNEAKALELKGTIEALGRRAVAVKADITKQESIQALKQTVEASLGHVDIVVANAVVQYQWTSVLEQPAEDYTSQFESCVLQSVYLAKAFIPAMIEKKGGRFIGINTECSMQNFPGQSAYVAGKRGMDGVYRVLAKEVGAHQITVNQVAPGWTISERERTNGIAESDDYIQNVPLKRRGTDQEIANAVVFLASDLASFITGAYIPVSGGNVMPAI; encoded by the coding sequence ATGAAGATAGATCTTTCAGGAAAAACGGCCTTGGTAACGGGAGCGACGGGAGAACTCGGCCGTGTCATCGCTCATACACTTGCGGAGTGCGGCGCGGATATCGCCTTGCATTACCATAGCAACGAAGCGAAAGCGCTTGAATTGAAGGGTACAATCGAAGCGCTCGGAAGACGTGCCGTTGCTGTCAAAGCCGACATAACGAAGCAGGAGTCGATCCAGGCGCTGAAGCAAACTGTTGAAGCAAGCTTGGGTCATGTAGACATTGTCGTAGCCAATGCGGTTGTGCAGTACCAGTGGACTTCCGTGCTGGAGCAGCCAGCGGAGGACTACACAAGCCAATTCGAGTCCTGCGTTCTGCAGAGCGTTTATCTGGCGAAAGCCTTTATACCGGCCATGATCGAGAAGAAGGGCGGACGGTTCATCGGCATCAATACAGAATGCTCCATGCAGAACTTCCCGGGACAATCGGCTTATGTGGCGGGCAAAAGAGGCATGGACGGCGTTTATCGGGTGCTGGCGAAGGAAGTCGGCGCACATCAGATTACGGTCAATCAGGTGGCACCGGGCTGGACGATCAGTGAACGCGAGCGCACGAATGGCATTGCCGAAAGCGACGATTATATCCAAAACGTGCCGCTCAAGAGACGCGGGACTGACCAGGAGATCGCGAATGCAGTTGTTTTTCTGGCTTCGGACTTAGCCAGCTTCATCACCGGAGCTTATATCCCGGTCAGCGGCGGCAATGTCATGCCGGCGATTTGA
- a CDS encoding carbohydrate ABC transporter permease: MARMSRGQKAFSLFNYLFLSVLGLSMILPILHVIAQSLSSNAAINTGKVFFLPVDFTLSNFRAVVGEKLIWRSFGVSVFVTLFGTLLNLAMTALLAYPLSRSEYLYRKPVLIFVLLTMIFTAPLIPNYLLVKELGMIDSLWSLMLPGAISAFNLFVMRSFFMALPGELIDSARIDGCGEMRILWNVIMPLSKPVMATLGIFYAVGHWNSYASALYYINNRQLYPLQVRLREFIITDSSTINAPAQDAVLTSPEGIKMAVVVVATIPIMLVYPFLQKHFTKGVMVGSIKS, encoded by the coding sequence ATGGCAAGAATGTCCAGAGGACAAAAAGCTTTTAGCCTATTCAATTATCTGTTTCTGTCTGTGCTGGGTTTGAGCATGATTCTCCCGATTCTGCACGTCATTGCCCAGTCTTTAAGCAGCAATGCGGCGATTAACACTGGAAAAGTGTTTTTCCTTCCGGTTGATTTCACCTTGTCGAACTTTCGGGCCGTAGTCGGGGAGAAGCTGATCTGGCGATCATTTGGCGTGAGCGTGTTTGTTACGTTATTTGGCACACTGCTGAATCTAGCCATGACGGCTTTGCTGGCCTATCCGCTGTCGAGATCGGAGTATTTGTACCGAAAGCCGGTTTTGATCTTCGTCCTGCTGACGATGATCTTCACCGCGCCGCTGATTCCCAACTATCTGCTCGTTAAAGAGCTCGGCATGATCGACTCGCTTTGGTCCTTGATGCTGCCGGGAGCCATAAGCGCGTTTAATCTGTTTGTGATGCGTTCCTTCTTTATGGCCCTGCCGGGAGAGCTTATCGATTCGGCGCGGATCGACGGCTGCGGCGAGATGCGGATCTTGTGGAATGTGATTATGCCGCTCTCCAAGCCTGTAATGGCTACGCTCGGCATATTCTACGCCGTTGGACATTGGAACAGCTACGCCAGCGCCCTGTACTACATTAATAACCGGCAATTGTATCCGCTCCAGGTGCGGCTGCGGGAGTTCATCATTACCGACAGCTCCACCATTAATGCTCCGGCCCAAGATGCTGTTCTGACCTCACCGGAAGGCATTAAGATGGCGGTTGTTGTCGTGGCTACAATCCCGATTATGCTTGTGTATCCCTTCCTGCAGAAGCATTTTACGAAAGGGGTTATGGTCGGCTCGATCAAATCCTAA
- a CDS encoding MarR family winged helix-turn-helix transcriptional regulator, whose translation MHERLKIRPASLTNLLNTLVMGGWILRKPDQQDARTNRVFLTEQGKAQCKVCTEIITELEQTVRQGLSPEEVALLLVWMKKNSAKFIAPISKCRRFHFEFLFRKAKYIYSKPIHRRKNQWCNIIYAQLSL comes from the coding sequence CTGCACGAAAGACTCAAAATTCGTCCTGCTTCTCTTACGAACCTGCTGAATACTCTTGTTATGGGCGGATGGATATTGCGCAAGCCGGATCAGCAGGACGCCCGCACGAACCGAGTGTTCTTGACGGAACAAGGCAAGGCTCAATGCAAAGTTTGTACGGAAATCATTACGGAGCTTGAACAAACGGTCAGACAAGGCTTGTCACCGGAGGAGGTGGCGTTGCTGCTCGTCTGGATGAAAAAAAATTCAGCGAAATTTATCGCCCCAATAAGCAAATGTAGAAGATTTCACTTCGAGTTTTTATTTAGAAAAGCTAAATATATATATTCCAAACCAATTCATCGGAGGAAAAACCAATGGTGTAATATTATTTATGCGCAGTTGTCACTTTGA
- a CDS encoding ABC transporter permease, with translation MAQSTVPQTASSPIPVRKTPRDRWSNFRKYKALYLLSIPGILYFLLFKYVPLLGSVMAFQDYSIFKGYLGSPWVGLAHFERMFQYPDFLRILKNTLLLAFYSLGIGFPVPIILALLLNEIRRMFFKRTLQTVLYLPHFLSWVVIGGIAIEILSPRTGIVNNILTSLGFDSIYFMGENSYIRTILVSSGIWKDAGWGTIIYLAALTGINPDLYEAAEMDGASRWRQTLSITIPAILPTVTILFLLQIGHFMDFGFERVLVFLNTLNSQNGEIIDTYIYSAGLLDRQYSYTTAIGLFKSVVGLVLIVSGNWLSKKMTGEGLY, from the coding sequence ATGGCACAAAGCACCGTTCCCCAGACAGCCTCCAGCCCGATTCCAGTCCGTAAGACGCCGAGGGATCGATGGTCAAATTTCAGAAAATATAAAGCTTTATACCTGCTGTCGATTCCGGGCATTCTTTATTTCCTGCTGTTTAAGTACGTTCCTCTGCTGGGCTCCGTGATGGCCTTCCAGGATTACAGCATTTTTAAAGGCTATTTAGGAAGTCCTTGGGTAGGACTTGCCCATTTCGAGCGGATGTTCCAATACCCGGATTTTCTGCGGATTTTGAAAAACACGCTGCTGCTGGCCTTTTACAGCTTGGGCATCGGTTTTCCCGTCCCGATTATTCTGGCGCTGCTGCTAAATGAAATACGCCGGATGTTCTTCAAACGAACCCTGCAGACCGTTCTATACCTGCCGCATTTCCTCTCCTGGGTGGTGATTGGCGGGATCGCCATTGAGATTCTGTCGCCGCGAACAGGGATCGTCAATAATATCCTTACTTCGCTCGGGTTTGATTCGATTTATTTCATGGGTGAGAACTCCTATATCCGTACCATTCTCGTGTCCTCGGGGATCTGGAAAGATGCGGGCTGGGGAACCATTATTTATCTCGCTGCACTGACAGGTATTAATCCCGATTTGTACGAAGCCGCTGAAATGGACGGGGCCAGCCGCTGGAGACAAACCTTATCGATAACCATTCCGGCCATCCTGCCTACCGTAACCATTTTGTTCTTGCTGCAGATCGGCCACTTTATGGATTTTGGCTTTGAAAGAGTCCTGGTCTTCCTGAATACCCTTAATTCGCAAAACGGCGAAATTATCGATACGTACATTTATTCGGCCGGCCTTCTTGACCGGCAGTACAGCTACACGACTGCCATCGGCCTCTTCAAATCCGTAGTGGGTCTTGTCCTGATTGTGTCAGGGAACTGGCTCAGCAAAAAAATGACCGGCGAAGGATTATATTGA
- a CDS encoding extracellular solute-binding protein, with translation MMLLTGLLASCADSSGNQEDTASGDGPAVTKFTMAKGTLAMKAVESVDDMNKDKWVLEMEKRTNTDIQIQLIPHKDFGEKISLLFAGGELPDVLVGNTTPTANSMKGAVEAGLFMPLEDLLETHGQNLLKTIPKEVWDSVTYNGHIYSIPQYLSVQSRRATFIRSDLLEKAGVEAPKTIDDLLPVLRAFKKIGVEQPFGFRENFKYADFILGAYDVLPYSTMYEKQGDEIVPKFFDSENMMKALEIYKAMYDEGLMAQDFATITGAMWTKNRDAGKVGIYNANANQLGTYQSELSLAVPEGKLEMIASPTGPDGKGGMMLYSNTLEQAYLNAKLDKTKAEGIVKFFDYMATEEGAKFFTFGIEGEDYTVENGEIKYNAPTDEEGRLSEQRRDWLWLIKDNAYNKEKLPFEPKGVEMLKGFETILPSEGRAGFFFTPELDSYLQYPDLAPNFDEPSKFILGHMIKMIYGTENISDWPKVIEEWRASGGNEIIKEATERYNNKEGVQIGPDAHVE, from the coding sequence ATGATGCTGTTGACGGGTTTGCTCGCAAGCTGTGCAGACAGTTCAGGGAACCAAGAAGATACAGCATCCGGCGACGGCCCTGCGGTAACCAAATTTACGATGGCTAAAGGCACGCTGGCCATGAAGGCCGTCGAATCGGTGGATGACATGAATAAGGACAAATGGGTCCTGGAAATGGAGAAACGCACCAATACCGACATCCAGATTCAGTTGATTCCGCATAAGGATTTCGGCGAAAAGATCTCCTTACTGTTCGCCGGCGGCGAGCTGCCCGATGTGCTGGTCGGAAATACAACGCCAACGGCAAACTCCATGAAGGGTGCGGTAGAAGCCGGTTTGTTCATGCCCCTGGAAGATCTGCTGGAGACGCACGGACAGAATCTGCTGAAGACGATCCCGAAGGAAGTTTGGGATTCCGTAACTTATAACGGACATATTTATTCGATTCCGCAATACTTGAGCGTGCAATCACGCCGCGCAACCTTTATCCGCTCCGACCTTCTGGAGAAAGCGGGGGTAGAAGCGCCTAAAACGATCGACGATCTCCTTCCTGTGCTGCGTGCATTCAAGAAGATTGGGGTTGAGCAGCCGTTTGGCTTCCGCGAAAACTTTAAATATGCCGACTTCATCCTCGGCGCCTACGATGTGCTTCCTTACAGCACGATGTACGAGAAGCAGGGAGATGAGATTGTTCCGAAGTTTTTTGATAGCGAAAATATGATGAAGGCTTTGGAAATCTACAAAGCCATGTACGACGAAGGGTTGATGGCTCAAGACTTTGCTACCATTACCGGGGCTATGTGGACGAAAAACCGCGATGCCGGTAAAGTGGGGATTTATAATGCCAACGCCAATCAGCTGGGCACCTATCAAAGCGAGCTGAGCCTGGCCGTTCCTGAAGGCAAGCTGGAGATGATCGCTTCCCCAACCGGTCCGGACGGCAAAGGCGGGATGATGCTGTACAGCAACACGCTGGAGCAGGCTTATCTGAACGCCAAGCTTGATAAGACCAAAGCGGAAGGCATCGTCAAATTCTTCGATTATATGGCAACGGAAGAAGGCGCGAAATTTTTCACCTTCGGCATTGAAGGCGAGGATTACACGGTCGAGAACGGAGAAATCAAATATAACGCGCCTACCGATGAAGAGGGACGTTTGTCCGAGCAGCGCCGTGACTGGTTATGGCTGATTAAAGACAATGCTTACAACAAAGAGAAGCTTCCGTTTGAGCCTAAGGGCGTAGAAATGCTGAAGGGTTTTGAAACGATTTTGCCGTCGGAAGGACGGGCGGGATTCTTCTTCACGCCGGAGCTGGACAGCTACCTGCAGTATCCCGATTTGGCGCCGAACTTTGATGAGCCGTCCAAGTTTATTTTGGGGCACATGATTAAAATGATCTACGGCACCGAGAACATTTCCGACTGGCCGAAGGTCATTGAGGAATGGAGAGCCAGCGGCGGCAATGAAATCATCAAAGAAGCGACAGAGCGTTACAACAATAAAGAAGGCGTTCAAATCGGTCCGGACGCCCATGTGGAATAA
- a CDS encoding glycoside hydrolase family 88 protein → MLGRTIKKAEFMLEQIGDKSPHAAKADGRYDDMRLDWWTTGFWPGMLWILYDLTGKEAYKQAAWSWDERLERMMLQENNFHHDVGFQFLPTAVIKYKLTGDPDALRRGLFAANLLAGRYNLAGRFLRAWNQDKLGWSIIDSSMNLSLLFWAAEASGDPRFMHIARAHADTVVERFIRKDGSVCHIVNFDPVTGECLGAIGGQGASPDSAWSRGAAWALYGMANACTYTGDKKYLRASRQVADFFLAHLPADAVPHWDFRASENLQHEPRDSSAGACAASGLLELASLLPEQEGRVYRLAAKRMIRSLDQSYATWHLPEHEAILLHATGHKPAGQNVDVSLIYGDYFFLEALAKLNGWERRIF, encoded by the coding sequence ATGCTGGGCAGAACCATAAAGAAAGCTGAGTTCATGCTAGAGCAAATCGGCGACAAATCTCCGCATGCTGCCAAGGCAGACGGAAGATATGATGATATGCGGCTCGATTGGTGGACCACGGGATTTTGGCCGGGCATGCTGTGGATTCTGTATGATCTAACAGGGAAAGAAGCCTACAAGCAAGCTGCCTGGAGCTGGGATGAACGGCTTGAGCGTATGATGCTGCAGGAGAACAACTTCCACCATGATGTCGGCTTTCAATTTCTGCCCACCGCTGTCATCAAATATAAGCTGACCGGAGATCCCGATGCCCTGCGCCGCGGCTTGTTCGCCGCGAATTTGCTGGCAGGCCGGTACAATTTGGCAGGCCGTTTCCTGCGGGCCTGGAACCAGGATAAGCTAGGCTGGTCCATTATCGACTCGTCGATGAATCTTTCGCTGCTATTCTGGGCCGCCGAAGCCTCGGGCGATCCGCGTTTCATGCATATTGCCCGTGCGCATGCCGATACGGTGGTGGAGCGATTTATTCGGAAGGATGGCTCGGTATGCCATATCGTAAACTTTGATCCTGTTACGGGAGAATGTCTGGGAGCTATCGGCGGGCAGGGGGCCAGTCCCGATTCGGCCTGGAGCCGGGGCGCCGCATGGGCGCTGTACGGCATGGCGAATGCCTGCACATATACGGGCGACAAGAAATACCTGCGGGCCTCCCGACAAGTAGCCGATTTCTTCCTTGCCCATCTGCCGGCAGATGCGGTGCCGCATTGGGACTTCCGGGCCTCGGAGAATTTGCAGCATGAGCCGAGGGACAGCTCGGCGGGGGCCTGCGCCGCTTCCGGACTGCTGGAGCTGGCTTCGCTGCTTCCCGAGCAGGAGGGCAGGGTGTACCGTCTGGCTGCGAAGCGGATGATAAGATCGCTGGATCAGAGCTATGCGACCTGGCATCTGCCAGAGCATGAGGCGATTCTGCTGCATGCCACCGGGCACAAGCCCGCCGGCCAAAATGTGGACGTCTCCCTGATTTACGGCGATTACTTCTTTCTTGAGGCTCTGGCCAAGCTGAATGGCTGGGAGCGGCGGATTTTTTGA